The genomic interval CGACATGCACCACGTTGGGATCATCAAAACAGCGGACCACCTGCAGAATCGCATCCGTTTCACGAATATTGGTCAGAAATTTATTCCCCAGTCCCTCGCCCTGACTGGCCCCTTTCACCAGCCCGGCGATATCCACAAAATCCACCGTCGCCGGAAGAATCTTCTGCGAACCCGCAATTTCGGCCAGTTTGGCCAGTCGCGGATCCGGCACCGGCACCACCGCCTTATTCGGCTCAATGGTGCAGAACGGATAGTTGGCACTCTCCGCATTCTGTTCGCGCGTCAACGCATTAAAGATGGTCGATTTTCCAACGTTTGGAAGTCCAACGATTCCGATACTCAGTCCCATGGTCTTTCTCCTGACAAGTGAAACGTGAGCCGTGAAATTCATCACGCCTCACGTTTTCACGGATCATGCAAAGGTTACTTTGCAGGTTTTTCGTAATCCATCAGCACTCCGCCGATAAAGTTTGCACCCCCGTCCACAAACAACGTCTGTCCGGTGATCTTTTTCGAATATTTACCAAGCATGAAAACACAGGCATTGGCCACTTCCACCTTATCTTCAATCGTATCCCACGGAAGCGGGCTGATTTCGTCCCATGTTTTCGCAAGATGGTCAAAATACGGAATTGAAGATGCCGCCTTCGTCGTCAGCGGACCGGCAGACACGGCATTTACACGAATATAATCCTTACCCATATTACGCGCCAGCGCCTTAACCAGCGCTTCCAGAGCCGCCTTGTTCACACCCATCCAGTTATAATACGGAAACGGCCGGCCGGCTTCAAAAGACAGCGTCACAATCGAGCCCCCGTTTTTCATCTTCGGAGCAGCGAAATGCGCTACCGTGGCCAGCGAGGCGGCGGAAATATGGAACCCCTGCAACACATCCTGCGATGCTTCGGTATACATTTCCTCACCGCCCAGACAGGTTTTCGGGTTGGCATACCCGATCGAGTGCAGCACTCCGTCAATATCACCGACTTCCTCAAAAAGGGCTTCAACCTCGGAATCGACCGTTACGTCGCAGTATTTGAAATCCATAGCGTCTTTCTCTTCCTGCGTCAGATCTTTACAACCCCGGTCGAAAAAGATTTTCTTCATGCGCTCATTCTGCGCTGTCCAGATTACCTTGCCGCCCAGCTCTTCAATCAACTTCCCCGTTGCATATGCGATGGAATCGGTATTCAGAATACCCATCACCACATATTTGCTTCCTGGTTCAATCATAGTCTCTACGCTCCTGTTTGTTAAAAAACGGCTGATAACCTATGTGATTTCACCCCGGCATTGCAATCCATGAAACCACCCTTGTTCTGTAGCGGCCCATTTCGTGCCCGTCGGAAACTTGATCATTTACCCTTGATGCTGTAGTTAATACTCATGCACAAAAAGACCGTTTCAGTCCTGTTTGCATTCACTTATGCGGCTCTCGCCGCAAAAAATGCGGCCTACATCCATGGTGATGTGGCTTCTGACGGCACCATCCCTTCAGGCAGTTCCCCTGCCTATGATCAGATGCTGCTGACCGACACCGGAACCACCGGCTGCTCTCAGTTCAAAGCCATGGTCGAGGCCGAGGGATACACCATTTCCCAGCACTATGATCAAGATACAACGCTGGATGCCGCTTTCCTGCATTCGTTCGACGTCATCATCTTCGGCCTACACCAGAAGATCTGGTCCAGCACCGAAAAAAACGCCCTTGATACCTGGATCCGTGCCGGCGGCGGCATCCTGATGTACAGCGATTCCGCAGCAGGAGGAAAATACAACGTCGTAGGGATAAACAATCCAACCGGCCAAAACGCAGTAAACAACATTCTTTCCCAATACGGAATGGAAGTGACCGTCGACCAGGGCGGCGGGGTTCGCTCTTATTTCCCGGATGCGGAGTCTTCGAATCCGATAATTTGGGATCAGCCCGTTTTCGAAGGCGAGGGCGTCTCTCCCGTCGCCGTGGATCCGAACAGCAGTGCACAGGTGCTGATTCCGTTCAGTGACAGCAACAAACTGACCGGTACAAGCATGAACTCACCCGCCGCCGGCGGCATAACCATCGCCAATCCTCAATGGGCGGTAATCGCCGTCAACCAGATCGGCGACGGAAACGTTATAGCAATATTCGACCGGCAGCCCATATGGAATTCGGGGCCCGGCTCCGACATCAACAAAGAGGATAACAAGGAAATCCTGCGCCGCATCGTGCGCTACCTCGCCCGCGACTACGGCAATTCCGGCGAATGGATCAACCTCGTTTCCACCAATCAACTCGAACTCACCTACCGCCAGTGGACCGGTGGAACCGGCATTCCCGGAATCGACTACACCGCAAAAAATACACGGATCACGATTGAACACGCCTCCGCTCTCACCAACAGCACGTGGTCCGCGAATTCAAACTGGGTCCAATATGTATCCTCAACCCCCGAATCTTCAGAAACAGAACGCACCACGGTACGGATTCTTCCAGACTCCGGAAACCTGCACCGCTTCGCCCGAGTGGTCATCAAACCGGCCGCAAATGCACCGCCCATTGTAACAAATTCAGCCGTAGTAGCAATCAACTGCGGCAGTACCGGCACCTTTACAGGAACAGATGGGACCCAGTATCAGGCCGATGCTTATTATGTGGGCGGTCATACCGATAATGTCCTGGGTACGGCGGTTGCAAACACCGACGACGACGCGCTCTATAACGAAGCTCGTTCGAACTTCACCGCCTATAACATTCCATTGACGAACGGCAGCTACACGGTGACCCTTAAATTTGCCGAAACCTGGGCAATCACATCAAATCAGCGCGTTTTTGATATTTCCCTCGAAGGAAATCAGGTAATCGACAACCTCGACCTCTTCGCCACCGCTCCCGGAAAATGGGTCGCATACGACCTCGAATTCCCGGTTACGATTAACGACGGACAACTGAATCTGACCGCATCAGCAAGCATCAACAATGTCCTGCTGAATGCGATCGTGATCATGCCCGACTAGGTATAAATCTCGGCACCCTGCTCGGTAAATTCCTGCGACTTTTCCTGCATCCCTTTTTCAATGGCCTCTTCTTCGGAGAGCCCCTGTTCGGCGGCATACTGACGCACGTCTTCCGAGATCCGCATCGAGCAGAACTTCGGCCCGCACATGGAGCAGAAATGCGCGGTTTTCGCCTCCTCGCCCGGCAGCGTTGAATCGTGGTACGACCGCGCGGTCACCGGATCAAGTGCCAGATTGAACTGGTCCTCCCAGCGGAATTCAAACCGCGCTTTGCTCAGTGCATTATCACGCACCTGCGCTCCGGGGAACCCTTTCGCCAGATCCGCAGCATGAGCCGCGATTTTATAGGTGATCACACCCGTTTTCACATCCTCTTTATTCGGCAGACCCAGGTGCTCCTTCGGCGTCACATAACAAAGCATCGCGCAGCCGTACCAGCCGATATTCGCCGCGCCGATGCCGCTGGTGATGTGATCATAGCCCGGTGCCACATCGGTGGTCAGCGGACCGAGCGTGTAAAACGGAGCTTCGTGGCAGACATCCAGTTCCCACTCCATATTTTCCTTCACGCCGTGCAGCGGAACATGGCCCGGACCTTCAATCATCACCTGCACATCATGCTCCCAGGCCATCTTCGTCAGTTCACCCAGCGTTTCCAGTTCGCCCAGCTGCGCTTCATCGTTGGCATCGGCAATGGCTCCCGGGCGCATGCCGTCGCCCAGCGACAGCGAAACGTCGTACTGTTTGCAGATTTCACAGATTTCGTGAAAATTTTCGTAAAGAAAACTCTCTTTATGATGCGACACACACCACTTCGCCATGATCGATCCGCCACGACTGACAATACCGCAGACCCGCTGTGCCGTCATCGGCACATAACGCAGTCGAACGCCGGCATGGATCGTAAAATAGTCGACGCCCTGCTGAGCCTGCTCAATCAGCGTATCACGGAACAGCTCCCAGGTCAGATCCTCCGGCCGCTCACCCACTTTCTGCAATGCCTGATAAATCGGAACCGTACCGACCGGCACCGGGCAGTTACGCAGATTCCATTCACGCGTATCATGAATATTTTCCCCAGTGGAAAGATCCATAATCGTATCCGCGCCCCAAAGCGTCGACCACTGCACTTTTTCAACCTCTTCGCCGATACTCGATGTCACCGCCGAATTACCGATATTGGCATTAACTTTCACCAGAAAATTGCGGCCGATAATCATCGGTTCCGCTTCCGGATGGTTGATGTTCGCCGGAATAATCGCACGCCCCGCCGCCACTTCGTCACGAACAAATTCAGGCGTAATAAAATCCGGAATATTGGCCCCGAACGATTGACCCGGATGCTGATGATGCGGAGAACGCATACCGGCGGTCTGCGCCTGCTTCAGCAGACCGGTGTCATGCTCGGATTTCATGTAGACCGATTTAAAAGCTTCCTGGCGGCCGAGGTTTTCGCGGATTGCAATAAATTCCATCTCCGGCGTAATAATGCCTTTTCTCGCATAATGCATCTGCGAAACATTCGCCCCGGTTTTCGCAACACGCACCGTTTTATCCGATGACCGGAACGGCATGCGGTTGACGTCGCCGCCCTGCCCGTCATCGCCCGGCTGAAAACCACGGGCTTCGACTTTGACGGTATCGCCGCGCTCTTCAATCCACGCCTCACGCAGTTTCGGCAGCCCTTTTTCAAGATCAAGCGTGTAATTCGGGTCCGTCATCGGTCCGCTGGTGTCATACACCATCACCGGCGGGTTTTCCTCGACCGATCCATCGGCTCTTTTTGTATCCGTCAACCTGATTTCACGCATCGGCACCCGGATATCCGGTCGACTTCCGGTGATATAAACCTTACGAGAATTGGGGTAATCGGTTCCATAGTCGTCATACGTATGCTTTTCCTGAATCATGGCTCGCTCCTAATCTGATTTATTCCAAGGTCTGGAAAACGCGGAGCGGAAAGCAGAAATTCGCTTCCCTACGCCGGCATTATCCGTACAGGTTCCAAGGGTTATTCTCAGCCCGCCTCCTCTTAAACCGGGCACCCCTAGCGATGAATTGCAGAAAATCTACTCTTCGGCGAAACAGAGTCAAATTATAATACCGACTATATTGATCATATTTACCCCTTTGAGCGGTTTACAACCGCGCACTCCGTGTTAGTATGCGGCCCCTTAACCTTTTTTGGAGAGCAATTATGAACTGGAAAGCAATTGGCGACCGCATACTGGACGGCGGTAAAATAACCAAGGAAGAGGCTCTTGCTGTTTTGGAATCCTCGAACGATGAACTGTTGGAGATCGTCCAGGCCGCTTACCGCATCCGCCTGAAATATTTCGGAAAAACCGTATCCATCCACCTGCTTCAGAATGTAAAGAGCGGAAAATGTCCCGAGGACTGCACCTTCTGCTCGCAGTCCTCCAAATACAAAAACGATGTCGAGCGTTACAGCATGCAGACCGTCGAGACCATCGTCAATGGAGCCCAGGCCGCCGTCGACCGCAATGCCAAACGCTACTGCATGGTCGCCAGCTCCCGCGCCCCGAGTCCGAAAGAACTTGAAATCATCTGCGAAGCTACCCGCCAGATTAAACAGAAACACCCGAACCTCGAAATCTGCTCCTCGCTCGGACTCCTCACCGAAGAAAAAGCTCTGCAGCTCAAAGAGGCCGGCGTCAACCGCTTTAACCACAACCTGGAAACCTCTGAAAACTATTTCCCGGAAGTGGTCACCACCCACGACTTTGAAGAACGAATCCATACCGCGCGCGTCGCTAAAAAAGTCGGTCTGGACCTCTGCTGCGGCGGCCTTTACGGTATGGGCGAAAGCCTGCAGGACCGCGTCGATCTCGCCTTTGCACTGGCCGACCTTGATGTCGATTCCGTACCGGTCAATTTTCTCGACCCGCGACCGGGCACACCGTTCTACGGAAAACCCAACCCGCTCAGCCCGAACGACTGCATCCGTGCGCTCTGCATGATGCGTTTTGTCTGTCCTTCATCCGAAATACGTGTAGCCGGCGGACGCGAAAAAACGCTGCGCGGCCTGCAGTCGCTCGCCCTCTACCCGGCCAACTCCATTTTCACCGCCGGTTACCTGACCACCGGCGGGGCGGAATATGAAGAAGACAAACAGATGATTGAAGATGCCGGATTTGAAATCGAAATTCAGGGCGCAAAAGAGCCCGCAAACACATAAACCGGCAGCAACGGATATCCCCTTTTCCCGGAGGAGAGAAAATACTCCTCCGTCCCTCTCTCTGAATCTATGAACTTCTGGAATTCCATAGACCGCCCCATCATCGCCCTGGCACCGATGGAGGATGTCACCGACACCGTACTGCGCGAACTGCTGCTCGACGTCGCCGATCCGTCAGCCATTCACGTCGTGATGACCGAGTTCGTCTCAACCGACGGACTGGTTCACCCGAAAGCACGCAAACGGATCATCCACCGCCTCCGCGTAACCGACGAGGAACGACGACTGCTTAAAGCAAAAAACGTCAAAATCGTGGCGCAGATCTGGGGAAACACGCCGGAAAACTATCAGCAGGTGATTCGGGAAATCACCGACGAAATGGAATTCGACGGCATCGACATCAATATGGGGTGCCCCGTTCCCAAAGTGGTACGCCGCGGCTGCTGTTCAGGACTGATTGGGAATCCGGCACTCGCCAAAGAAATTATCTATGCCGCCAAAGAGGCCTCAAGCCTCCCCGTCTCCGTCAAAACCCGCATCGGCCTGAAAACGGTGCAGACTGAAGAGTGGATAAACCACGTTCTCGAAACCGATCCCGCCGCCCTCACCATCCACGGCCGCACGCAGAAACAGATGTCCGACGGATTGGCTGACTGGTCTGAAATCGCCAAAGCCGTAACCATTCGTGATGAACGCGGCCTGAATCTTCCAATCCTTGGCAACGGTGACATCCAGTCTCTGGAAGAAGCCCGCGCCAAATGCAAAACATTCAACCTCGACGGAGCGATGATCGGGCGCGGCATTTTCAATAATCCCTGGCTCTTCATGGAAGAGCAGCGCGAGCGCACCAAAGAGGAAAAACTCGAGATGCTGTGGAAACATACCGAGCTGTTCGACCGCGTCTGGCAGGGCTCAAAAAACTTTCACATCCTGCGCCGTTACTATTCCATCTATTCCAAAGGCTTCAATGGTGCGGCCGAACTCCGAGCCAACCTCATGCGCACTGAAAGTATTGAGGATGTAAAACTGCTACTGAGCAGTATCAGCGATTCTGTCTCCAGGTAAATTTATCCTGCAGTCTTTCAGGATCGCAGATGTTCCGAACAAAGCGCTTTCCAGATGGCGTAGTATACGTAAGCTTCACCCAGACCCCTTCAAGATCATCCTCACTGATCTTATTATATGATGTACTCATCGAACGTCCACCATACTGATCATATGAAACTTCGGTTTGCTCTTTATACCTGCGGTATAGCTTCACCTGATCTGAGGTAATATTCTTCCGTGCACCCGGTTTCAACTGAAGATCCTCTTCTGATCCGGTAATGAGCTTTAATTCATCATCCCCCTGAGCAAGATCGCTCACAGCATAAATACAATACTCAACCGTCAATCCAGTAAGATCGGTATCAGAACGGTTCTCAAGGTTTATTTCGTAATAGACGGGTGG from Verrucomicrobia bacterium S94 carries:
- the bioB gene encoding biotin synthase BioB, with the protein product MNWKAIGDRILDGGKITKEEALAVLESSNDELLEIVQAAYRIRLKYFGKTVSIHLLQNVKSGKCPEDCTFCSQSSKYKNDVERYSMQTVETIVNGAQAAVDRNAKRYCMVASSRAPSPKELEIICEATRQIKQKHPNLEICSSLGLLTEEKALQLKEAGVNRFNHNLETSENYFPEVVTTHDFEERIHTARVAKKVGLDLCCGGLYGMGESLQDRVDLAFALADLDVDSVPVNFLDPRPGTPFYGKPNPLSPNDCIRALCMMRFVCPSSEIRVAGGREKTLRGLQSLALYPANSIFTAGYLTTGGAEYEEDKQMIEDAGFEIEIQGAKEPANT
- a CDS encoding SDR family oxidoreductase encodes the protein MIEPGSKYVVMGILNTDSIAYATGKLIEELGGKVIWTAQNERMKKIFFDRGCKDLTQEEKDAMDFKYCDVTVDSEVEALFEEVGDIDGVLHSIGYANPKTCLGGEEMYTEASQDVLQGFHISAASLATVAHFAAPKMKNGGSIVTLSFEAGRPFPYYNWMGVNKAALEALVKALARNMGKDYIRVNAVSAGPLTTKAASSIPYFDHLAKTWDEISPLPWDTIEDKVEVANACVFMLGKYSKKITGQTLFVDGGANFIGGVLMDYEKPAK
- the thiC gene encoding phosphomethylpyrimidine synthase ThiC — protein: MIQEKHTYDDYGTDYPNSRKVYITGSRPDIRVPMREIRLTDTKRADGSVEENPPVMVYDTSGPMTDPNYTLDLEKGLPKLREAWIEERGDTVKVEARGFQPGDDGQGGDVNRMPFRSSDKTVRVAKTGANVSQMHYARKGIITPEMEFIAIRENLGRQEAFKSVYMKSEHDTGLLKQAQTAGMRSPHHQHPGQSFGANIPDFITPEFVRDEVAAGRAIIPANINHPEAEPMIIGRNFLVKVNANIGNSAVTSSIGEEVEKVQWSTLWGADTIMDLSTGENIHDTREWNLRNCPVPVGTVPIYQALQKVGERPEDLTWELFRDTLIEQAQQGVDYFTIHAGVRLRYVPMTAQRVCGIVSRGGSIMAKWCVSHHKESFLYENFHEICEICKQYDVSLSLGDGMRPGAIADANDEAQLGELETLGELTKMAWEHDVQVMIEGPGHVPLHGVKENMEWELDVCHEAPFYTLGPLTTDVAPGYDHITSGIGAANIGWYGCAMLCYVTPKEHLGLPNKEDVKTGVITYKIAAHAADLAKGFPGAQVRDNALSKARFEFRWEDQFNLALDPVTARSYHDSTLPGEEAKTAHFCSMCGPKFCSMRISEDVRQYAAEQGLSEEEAIEKGMQEKSQEFTEQGAEIYT
- a CDS encoding tRNA-dihydrouridine synthase — encoded protein: MNFWNSIDRPIIALAPMEDVTDTVLRELLLDVADPSAIHVVMTEFVSTDGLVHPKARKRIIHRLRVTDEERRLLKAKNVKIVAQIWGNTPENYQQVIREITDEMEFDGIDINMGCPVPKVVRRGCCSGLIGNPALAKEIIYAAKEASSLPVSVKTRIGLKTVQTEEWINHVLETDPAALTIHGRTQKQMSDGLADWSEIAKAVTIRDERGLNLPILGNGDIQSLEEARAKCKTFNLDGAMIGRGIFNNPWLFMEEQRERTKEEKLEMLWKHTELFDRVWQGSKNFHILRRYYSIYSKGFNGAAELRANLMRTESIEDVKLLLSSISDSVSR